The sequence TACCGATGACAAAAGCAGAAGTGCGAGCGGCAAGTATTGATTTACTTAACTTAAATGAGGCGTCAAAAAAATTGTTGGATGTTGGTGCGGGGACTGGGAGCGTTGGTCTTCAAGTTGCTTGTAATTTCCCGAAAATCCAAGTTACTGCGATTGAACGAAACCCAGATGCAGTGGATTTAATTAAACAAAATCAAGTGAAGTTTGGCTTAGAAAATGTAGCAGTTACCCAAGCATACGCACCAATTGAATTGCCTGAAAAGGAAACATTTGATGCTATTTTTATTGGTGGAAGTGGTGGCAATTTAACCGATATTATCGACTGGTCGTTGGCATATTTGAACCCGGGAGGCAGTTTGGTACTTAATTTCATTTTGCTTGAAAATGCGTTAACTGCAATGAACCATTTGGAAAAATTAACAGTGAGCGAATTAACGATGAAACAAATCCAAGTTTCGAGTTGGCATAAACTTGGAGCGGGTCATTATTTTGAACCACAAAACCCAACCGTGATTATCGGCTGCAAAAAACTAGAGGAGTGAAGAAAATGGCAGAAGTACATTTCGTCGGAGCAGGACCAGGAGATAAAGAGTTAATTACATTAAAAGGATATCAATTATTAAAAGAGGCGGATGTCGTTATTTATGCAGGGTCTCTCGTAAATCCGGAGTTGCTAGACTATTGTAAACCAGACTGCGAAATCCATAATAGTGCAAGTATGAATTTAATCGAAATCATCGACTGCATGGAAGCGGGTGTGACTGCTGGGAAAGAAGTGGTTCGTTTGCAAACCGGAGACTTTTCTATTTATGGTTCGATTCGTGAACAAGTCGAGGAAATGAAAAAACGTTCAATTCCCTTCACTTGTACGCCGGGTGTGAGTTCATTCCTCGGTGCTGCGAGCAGTTTTGGGGTGGAGTATACGGTTCCTGAAGTAAGTCAAAGTGTGATTATTACTCGAATGGCTGGTAGAACGCCAGTGCCATCGCGCGAATCACTCCGTTCCTACGCGGCTCACCAAACCTCGATGGTTATTTTCTTGTCTGTTCAAGGTATTAGAAAAGTCGTTTCAGAATTAATCAAAGGCGGTTATAAACCTGAAACCCCGGCAGCAGTCATTTACAAAGCGACTTGGGTGGAAGAAAAGAAAGTAACAGGCACGTTAGAAGATATCGCAGAAAAAGTGACAGAAGCTGGAATTACGAAAACGGCGCTTATTATGGTCGGTGATTTCCTTGGAGAAGAGTTTTATTATTCTAAGCTATACGACAAGGATTTTAAGCATGAATACAGATAAACTGGCGATTATTGCAGTCACGGAACGTGGTCGCGATTTAGCAATAACGTTAACAAAAACGGTAGTAGCTACGATTTTTGTACCAGAAAAGCATTGCAATGAGGAAACGAATTCTTTAGCGCCAGATTTTGGAACAGCGATGCGCGAAATTTTCACAAAATATCAAGCGTTGATTTGTATTATGGCGACTGGAATTGCGGTTCGGACACTTGCTCCAGTGATAGAAGATAAGTTGTTAGATCCAGCAGTACTTGTCATGGATGAACAGGGGAAATTTATTATCAGTTTGCTTTCAGGACATGTTGGTGGAGCAAATGAACTAACCGAACAGATTGCTACCATAACAGGTGGTGTGGCAGTAATTACAACTGCAACAGACCGCGCGAATGTAGCTGC comes from Listeria monocytogenes and encodes:
- a CDS encoding decarboxylating cobalt-precorrin-6B (C(15))-methyltransferase; this encodes MKDEVFIRGKVPMTKAEVRAASIDLLNLNEASKKLLDVGAGTGSVGLQVACNFPKIQVTAIERNPDAVDLIKQNQVKFGLENVAVTQAYAPIELPEKETFDAIFIGGSGGNLTDIIDWSLAYLNPGGSLVLNFILLENALTAMNHLEKLTVSELTMKQIQVSSWHKLGAGHYFEPQNPTVIIGCKKLEE
- a CDS encoding cobalt-precorrin-4 methyltransferase produces the protein MAEVHFVGAGPGDKELITLKGYQLLKEADVVIYAGSLVNPELLDYCKPDCEIHNSASMNLIEIIDCMEAGVTAGKEVVRLQTGDFSIYGSIREQVEEMKKRSIPFTCTPGVSSFLGAASSFGVEYTVPEVSQSVIITRMAGRTPVPSRESLRSYAAHQTSMVIFLSVQGIRKVVSELIKGGYKPETPAAVIYKATWVEEKKVTGTLEDIAEKVTEAGITKTALIMVGDFLGEEFYYSKLYDKDFKHEYR